AAACTACGCTAAACCGGCGTAATATGCTGTTGCCGACGTTTCCATTCCTGTTGATCGATGGGAATTTTCCAGCAGCATCTTTATAATCCGGAAAAGCTGTAATAACATTCTTAAACTTATATTTTCCTATTTCCAAAGATGGGATCCTTGCAATATGGCCATTTATAACGCCGTTTAACCCCACTCCGAGATTGGCACGTATGTTAGGTTCAGGAACCTGATATGGTAAACCCGAGTCGGTTTCGAGCGATATCGGATGGCCGGCCCCGGTATCAATAATTAATTTCGCGGAAGAACTTGCCCCCTGTTTGATTGATACAGCAGCTGTCAGGTAAGGTTTCCTGTCTTCAATCGTAATGGGAATTCTATGCCCGCGGCGTGGAACGTAAGACACCCGTTGAGAATAAAGCCTAATTGTATTAACCGAGTAATTCAACTTTACAATAAAGCTGCTAAAAAACTCATGGCCTATTAGGCCATGTACCGGAGTACCTGTATAAGATGACAGGTTAAACGAGTCCTCTTTGAGGATAGCAGCTGATAGTTCTCCAACAATATCATTGCCACCGATACCGAGATATAAAGACGGGGTTACAAAAGCACTTAACTCTTCCCCTTCTCCGAAACCAGTGATCCTTAATGTCCGGAGGTTTTTAAGTCCCAGCGAATCAGATAAAGAAGGATCTGTTATCAGCATAATCCCTATTCCTGTATCGAGTACGAAGTTATATGGCCCTTTTCCGTTAATGGTGAGCGGGATGATAATCAGGTTTTTAATATACTTGAAGGTTAGAGTTTTGCTTTTTTTGCCGTTCGTAAGGTGAAAAGACTGCGCAAAAGAAGGTAAGCTACTGCCTGATGCTAGCAGAATGCTTATTGCGATGTACAGAAGAAGTTTCCGCAGGTTCACACAGCGATTGGTTACGCCGATTAAGGTAAAGATTTTATAACAATTCTGCTAGCAAGCAGTGGCTAAAATTTTCCGTATCGGTCTTTTCTATCAATAATCGTACTTTTAAATGATCGCCATCATTTCGCGTCAGCGTAATATTTACCTTCTTTGCAGTAATAAGTGATTAAATAACAAGCCGGATACCACAGGACAGATAAGATGGGGCTTTCGTGTATAATTGCGCATTTATTAAAGAAGTACTATTAAAATGAACGAAATTTTGAATACAAAACTGATGCATCCCCGCGAACAGGTTGCATTAGTAATGACAAGGATTTACCGGAGGGGCCTTACAACTACATCTGGAGGTAATATCTCTGTAATCGATGAGAACGGAGATATATGGATTTCGCCGTCTGCTGTTGATAAGGGGTCATTAAAACCGGAAGATATCGTCTGTATGAAAAATGACGGAACCATTGAAGGTGTGCATAAGCCATCTTCTGAATATCCTTTTCATAAGGCTATTTATTCAATACGTCCCGATATTAAGGCCATTATTCATGCACACCCTCCAGCTCTTGTCTCGTTTAGTATTGCAAGAACGATTCCAAATACAAATATCCTTTCACAAGCCAGAACAGTTTGCGGCCCTATAGGGTATGCTGAATATGAACTTCCCGGTAGTGAGGCTCTGGGTACCAAAATTGCCCAGGAATTTACCAAGGGATATAAAGCCGTAATTATGGAGAACCATGGTACGGTAGTTGGCGGGACGGACCTAATGGATGCGTTCCAAAGATTCGAAACGTTAGAGTTTTCAGCAAGAACCATTTTGTACGGGAAGTCAGTAGGTTCTCCTACCTATCTTCAGGATTCGGATGTTGATGCATTTGAGGCGCAATTGCCCTGCTTACCTGAAATGGAAGAAGTGGCATATCCATCGGACGAAAGGGAAAAACGCGCCGAAATATGTAAGATCGTTCATCGTGCCTGTACGCAAGGTCTCATGTTCAGCTCTTACGGAACGATATCCGTTAGATGGCGGGATAACGACTTTCTAATCACTCCTACGGACTTTTCGCGTTGGGATCTTCAGGCAGATGAAATCGTTCAGATAAAAGATGGAAAACGTGAGCCAGGAAAGGTGCCAAGCCGAACGACCTATCTCCATCAGGAAATATATCGTAAACATCCTGAGATCAACTCCATTATCATCACGCAGTCGCCGTACCTGATGGCGTTTTCTGTAACGGGGGCTTCATTTAATGTTCGTACTATTCCCGAAAGCTGGATATTTCTTCAGGATGTTCAGTCTCTTGAGTTCGGCGCTCAATTTATGGGCAGACCTGATATTCCTGACCTGGTTTGTAAAAGTAATCCTGCCGTTTTGATAAAAAACGACTGTGTACTCGTAACGGGAAACCAGTTACTGCAAACCTTCGACTATCTGGAAGTGGCAGAATTTAGTGCCAAATCCCTTGTTATGTGCGCCTCCATAGGTAATATGGTTCCTATCAGCAACGAGCAGGTAGAAGAGTTACGTAAAGCGTTTTTAAAAGAATAACTTCTCTAAAATATTCCGGTAAAACTTCCGGCATAAAAGTTTCAACATTAAAGCAAGGAATCACTTTTGTTTAAATGTTGAAACATTTATATTTCATCTAAGTATAAAGACAATACATTTGCAGGTGCAAGTTCGAAACACATTTTTATAATAATAATAAATTTATTACTACTTTGCTTATATGATTACAACTAAGGATATTTTTAGCTATGAACCTGATAAAAAATATGCAACCCCCGTTGCGTATTTCTCAATGGAGTTTGCCGTTGACCAGGCTTTAAAAATTTATAGTGGCGGTCTGGGATTCCTTGCCGGATCCCATTTGAGAAGCGCTTATGAATTGAAGCAAAATTTAATAGGAGTTGGGATCCTCTGGAAATTCGGATACTATGATCAGGTAAGGGATACTAACGGCACGATGAAAGCTGCTTTTATAGAGAAACACTATTCCTTCCTCGAAGATACAGGTATTAAGTTTACGATTCCGGTTCATGAATCACCGGTGCATGTTAAAGTCTGGCTTTTGAAGCCTGATGTTTTCAGGTCGGCACCTCTTTTTCTGCTTAGTACTGATGTTCCCGAGAACGATGAAATTTCAAAGAGCATTTGTCACCGCTTATATGATTCTAACGAAGCCACGCGTATTGCACAATCTATCCTGTTAGGAACAGGGGGAGCTAAATTGCTTGATATACTTGGTCGGGATGATTCACTCTATCACATGAATGAAGGCCATTCGCTTTCTCTCAATTTTTACCTCTATTCTAAGTTCAAAAGTGTTGAGGAAGTTAAGAAACGTGTTGTTTTTACTACTCATACGCCCGAAGCTGCCGGTAATGAAGAACATGGGTATGCATTATTGCAGGAGATGTCCTTTTTTTATGGGCTTACCGAGGCTGAAGTTAAATCAGTGTTAGGCCTCGACGGACCGGTATTGAACTATACGCTTGCAGCATTGAAGTTTGCCGGGAAAGCCAACGCGGTATCTAAGCTTCATGGTGACGTATCGCGCGACATGTGGAAAGGTAACGAAGGCATCTGTGAAATCACTTCTATTACTAACGCTCAAAATACAGCTTATTGGACGGAT
The window above is part of the Arcticibacter tournemirensis genome. Proteins encoded here:
- a CDS encoding class II aldolase/adducin family protein, translated to MNEILNTKLMHPREQVALVMTRIYRRGLTTTSGGNISVIDENGDIWISPSAVDKGSLKPEDIVCMKNDGTIEGVHKPSSEYPFHKAIYSIRPDIKAIIHAHPPALVSFSIARTIPNTNILSQARTVCGPIGYAEYELPGSEALGTKIAQEFTKGYKAVIMENHGTVVGGTDLMDAFQRFETLEFSARTILYGKSVGSPTYLQDSDVDAFEAQLPCLPEMEEVAYPSDEREKRAEICKIVHRACTQGLMFSSYGTISVRWRDNDFLITPTDFSRWDLQADEIVQIKDGKREPGKVPSRTTYLHQEIYRKHPEINSIIITQSPYLMAFSVTGASFNVRTIPESWIFLQDVQSLEFGAQFMGRPDIPDLVCKSNPAVLIKNDCVLVTGNQLLQTFDYLEVAEFSAKSLVMCASIGNMVPISNEQVEELRKAFLKE
- the glgP gene encoding alpha-glucan family phosphorylase, producing MITTKDIFSYEPDKKYATPVAYFSMEFAVDQALKIYSGGLGFLAGSHLRSAYELKQNLIGVGILWKFGYYDQVRDTNGTMKAAFIEKHYSFLEDTGIKFTIPVHESPVHVKVWLLKPDVFRSAPLFLLSTDVPENDEISKSICHRLYDSNEATRIAQSILLGTGGAKLLDILGRDDSLYHMNEGHSLSLNFYLYSKFKSVEEVKKRVVFTTHTPEAAGNEEHGYALLQEMSFFYGLTEAEVKSVLGLDGPVLNYTLAALKFAGKANAVSKLHGDVSRDMWKGNEGICEITSITNAQNTAYWTDPAFEKALRSGNDQGIVARKKEMKKALFELVADQCGKLFDENVITIVWARRFAAYKRADLLMYDWERFLRLVENTEYPVQVIWAGKPYPQDYGAIDMFNSIIKRTQPIANCAVLTGYELKLSALLKKGSDIWLNNPKMYREASGTSGMTAAMNGSVNLSIPDGWIPEFAKDLENCFIIEPAPDHLSTEEKDRIEALDLIETLENKVLPTYYKDQNKWLSIVKNGAADVAPAFESGRMAQEYYEIMYSK
- a CDS encoding aspartyl protease family protein, with product MNLRKLLLYIAISILLASGSSLPSFAQSFHLTNGKKSKTLTFKYIKNLIIIPLTINGKGPYNFVLDTGIGIMLITDPSLSDSLGLKNLRTLRITGFGEGEELSAFVTPSLYLGIGGNDIVGELSAAILKEDSFNLSSYTGTPVHGLIGHEFFSSFIVKLNYSVNTIRLYSQRVSYVPRRGHRIPITIEDRKPYLTAAVSIKQGASSSAKLIIDTGAGHPISLETDSGLPYQVPEPNIRANLGVGLNGVINGHIARIPSLEIGKYKFKNVITAFPDYKDAAGKFPSINRNGNVGNSILRRFSVVFDYNNSCIYLKPNSRFKEAFEHDMSGLELSWSGPGYKRLFIARIEDGSAAEEAGLQENDEIIDINLKPVNEMGMEDIYDLLRSGNKRNLMFRIRPSGTDKVRVVILSLKRRI